A genomic stretch from Vibrio coralliilyticus includes:
- the prpF gene encoding 2-methylaconitate cis-trans isomerase PrpF, whose translation MSNIRPSQIKIAATYMRGGTSKGVFFNLSDLPEVAQKPGKVRDALLLRVIGSPDPYAKQIDGMGGATSSTSKTVIVSPSSQPEHDVDYLFGQVSIDKPFVDWSGNCGNLSAAVGPFAIHAGLIPAERIPENGVVAVRVWQANIGKTIVIHVPIRNGLVQETGDFELDGVTFPAAEIQVDFMHPAAGDGSMFPTGNLVDDLEVPEVGTFNATLINAGIPTIFIDADALGYSGTELQQDINSDELALARFEKIRAYGALKMGLIDKVEEAESRQHTPKVAFVSKAKSYQASSGKQVDENDVDLLVRALSMGQLHHAMMGTAAVAIASASCVPGTLVNLAAGGGEKHSVTFGHPSGTLKVGARATHSNQGWVVEKAAMSRSARILMEGFVRVPSNVFEE comes from the coding sequence ATGAGTAACATTAGACCGAGCCAGATAAAAATTGCCGCGACCTATATGCGAGGTGGTACGAGTAAAGGTGTGTTCTTTAATCTTTCTGATTTACCCGAGGTGGCGCAAAAACCGGGAAAGGTCCGCGATGCGTTGCTGCTAAGAGTCATTGGTAGCCCAGATCCCTATGCCAAACAAATCGACGGTATGGGAGGGGCAACTTCGAGTACAAGCAAAACCGTTATTGTTTCTCCGAGCAGTCAGCCAGAGCACGATGTAGATTACCTATTTGGGCAAGTTTCCATTGATAAGCCTTTTGTTGATTGGAGCGGAAATTGCGGAAACCTATCGGCAGCGGTTGGCCCATTCGCGATTCATGCTGGGCTAATCCCTGCAGAGCGTATCCCGGAAAATGGTGTGGTTGCTGTGAGAGTTTGGCAGGCCAATATCGGAAAAACGATTGTCATTCACGTACCTATCCGCAATGGACTTGTTCAAGAAACTGGAGACTTTGAGCTAGACGGGGTGACTTTTCCTGCTGCTGAAATTCAAGTGGATTTCATGCACCCTGCAGCGGGCGATGGAAGCATGTTTCCAACGGGAAATTTAGTCGATGATCTTGAAGTACCTGAGGTTGGTACATTTAACGCTACTTTGATTAATGCTGGCATCCCAACGATTTTTATTGATGCCGATGCCCTTGGTTACTCCGGCACTGAGCTTCAACAAGATATCAATAGTGACGAGTTAGCATTAGCACGATTTGAAAAAATCCGAGCTTATGGCGCACTCAAAATGGGGCTTATCGATAAGGTCGAAGAAGCGGAATCTCGCCAACATACCCCTAAGGTGGCTTTTGTCAGCAAAGCGAAGAGTTATCAAGCCTCAAGCGGAAAACAGGTTGATGAAAATGACGTAGATCTGCTGGTGAGAGCTTTATCTATGGGCCAGTTACATCACGCAATGATGGGAACAGCCGCAGTTGCCATTGCTTCAGCTTCTTGTGTGCCGGGGACATTAGTCAATTTGGCCGCTGGAGGCGGTGAGAAGCATTCAGTGACTTTTGGGCATCCGTCCGGAACGCTAAAAGTAGGCGCTAGGGCCACTCATTCAAACCAAGGCTGGGTAGTAGAAAAAGCCGCAATGAGCCGAAGCGCTCGTATTTTGATGGAGGGGTTTGTGCGTGTTCCCTCCAATGTCTTTGAAGAATAA
- a CDS encoding propionyl-CoA synthetase has product MSAYQKEYLWAQENPQQFWKAQAEQLDWFEQPKTILQKDENGIERWFPDGVLNTCWLALDYHCEQGRGETTALIYDSPVTGNKQKYTYKALRDKVAKIAGMLAEQGVEKGDRVVIYMPMIPEAAMAMLACARLGAIHSVVFGGFAPNELAVRIEDAEPKVIMTASCGIEINKVIPYKPMVDKAVMDSRWKPEKVLVLQRPQCEAELSQARDVDWMQAYNNALPHACVPVLATDPLYILYTSGTTGKPKGVVRDNGGHAVAMKYSMSAIYNVPQDGVYWAASDVGWVVGHSYIVYAPLIHGCTTILFEGKPVRTPNPGAFWRVCEEYKVDVLFSAPTAFRAIKKEDPEGNHLKQYDLSNLKTIFMAGERLDPPTLEWVESKTDKPVVDHWWQTETGWAIAGNPTGIELMSVKAGSATKPIPGYQVKILDELGEPVAPNKQGFVALKRPLPPSCLPTVWRNHDRFESGYLSQFPGYYVSGDGGYLDEDGYLFIMGRIDDVINVAGHRLSTGEMEEIVGGHPAIAECAVVGVHDDLKGQLPLGFVVLKDGVKVDDMQLEGELVGKVRDEIGAVACFKHALVVERLPKTRSGKILRKTIRQIADGEKYTVPSTIDDPTSLEEIQKVLES; this is encoded by the coding sequence ATGTCTGCATATCAGAAAGAATACCTTTGGGCACAGGAAAACCCACAGCAATTTTGGAAAGCGCAAGCCGAGCAATTGGACTGGTTTGAGCAACCAAAGACCATTTTGCAAAAGGATGAGAACGGTATTGAACGTTGGTTCCCTGATGGTGTGCTTAACACTTGTTGGCTGGCACTCGATTACCACTGTGAACAAGGAAGAGGGGAGACAACAGCACTGATCTATGACTCTCCTGTCACTGGTAACAAGCAAAAGTACACATATAAAGCACTTAGGGATAAGGTCGCTAAGATCGCTGGGATGCTAGCAGAGCAAGGGGTGGAGAAAGGCGATCGGGTTGTTATCTACATGCCAATGATTCCAGAAGCCGCAATGGCGATGTTGGCATGTGCACGATTAGGGGCCATTCACTCGGTGGTATTTGGCGGCTTTGCACCCAATGAGCTTGCGGTACGGATAGAAGACGCAGAGCCAAAAGTTATCATGACAGCGTCTTGTGGTATCGAGATCAATAAAGTCATCCCTTATAAACCTATGGTTGATAAAGCAGTGATGGATAGCCGTTGGAAACCAGAAAAGGTTTTGGTATTACAACGCCCACAGTGTGAGGCTGAATTAAGTCAGGCGAGAGACGTGGATTGGATGCAGGCGTATAACAACGCTTTACCTCACGCGTGTGTACCGGTTCTGGCCACTGATCCGCTCTATATTCTTTATACGTCGGGTACAACCGGAAAACCAAAAGGAGTCGTGCGTGACAATGGAGGCCACGCTGTCGCGATGAAGTACTCAATGAGTGCCATTTACAACGTTCCTCAGGATGGTGTTTACTGGGCTGCTTCTGATGTGGGCTGGGTAGTCGGGCATTCTTATATCGTCTATGCGCCGCTCATTCATGGCTGCACAACGATTTTGTTTGAAGGCAAGCCTGTTAGAACGCCAAACCCTGGCGCCTTTTGGCGCGTGTGTGAAGAGTACAAGGTCGATGTATTGTTCTCTGCGCCAACTGCTTTCCGTGCCATCAAGAAAGAAGATCCAGAGGGTAATCACCTTAAGCAATATGACCTGTCGAATCTGAAAACCATCTTTATGGCGGGGGAACGTTTAGACCCTCCAACCTTGGAGTGGGTAGAAAGTAAAACCGACAAACCGGTTGTAGACCATTGGTGGCAAACGGAGACAGGTTGGGCAATTGCGGGTAACCCAACGGGGATTGAGTTGATGTCTGTTAAAGCAGGTTCAGCGACTAAACCCATCCCCGGTTATCAGGTTAAAATATTGGATGAGCTAGGTGAGCCTGTCGCGCCGAATAAACAAGGTTTTGTTGCGTTGAAACGCCCATTACCACCCAGCTGTTTACCTACCGTGTGGCGCAACCACGACCGATTCGAATCGGGATATCTGAGCCAGTTCCCAGGCTACTATGTGTCAGGTGATGGTGGTTACCTAGACGAAGACGGCTACCTGTTTATTATGGGCCGTATCGATGATGTGATTAATGTCGCCGGACATCGATTGTCGACCGGCGAAATGGAAGAAATTGTTGGTGGCCATCCGGCTATCGCGGAATGTGCGGTTGTTGGTGTGCATGATGACTTAAAAGGTCAGCTACCATTAGGGTTTGTGGTACTAAAAGACGGCGTCAAAGTCGATGACATGCAACTTGAAGGTGAGCTCGTGGGTAAGGTACGCGATGAAATAGGCGCAGTTGCTTGCTTTAAGCACGCGCTGGTCGTTGAGCGTTTACCAAAAACTCGCTCGGGAAAAATCCTTCGTAAGACGATTCGACAAATAGCCGATGGGGAGAAATACACAGTTCCTTCAACCATTGACGATCCAACAAGTTTGGAAGAAATCCAAAAAGTGCTCGAATCATAG
- a CDS encoding GNAT family N-acetyltransferase, with protein MHKVEIRVAQARDLERLNDLMFRLHDEHHNQCSEHFKAAEEIEQEKSIARYLDDPECIVLVASSQQQVVGFVSGHFCELISSVSKPVQMGSVDELYVLPECRKLGIAKQLCESIEQRFDDYGVKQIFVEVWNFNRVALNFYKEVGFEHHIHWLRKPVG; from the coding sequence ATGCACAAAGTAGAAATCAGGGTGGCTCAAGCGCGGGATTTAGAGCGGCTTAATGATCTGATGTTCAGATTGCATGATGAGCACCATAACCAATGCTCGGAGCATTTCAAGGCGGCTGAAGAAATTGAGCAGGAAAAAAGCATCGCTCGATACCTAGATGATCCAGAATGCATTGTGCTTGTTGCGTCTAGTCAGCAACAGGTAGTGGGATTTGTATCTGGTCACTTTTGTGAATTGATTTCTAGTGTCAGTAAACCCGTGCAAATGGGCAGTGTTGATGAACTTTATGTATTGCCTGAATGTCGTAAGTTGGGCATTGCCAAACAGCTTTGTGAGTCGATAGAACAACGTTTTGACGACTACGGAGTGAAACAGATATTTGTTGAAGTATGGAACTTCAATCGCGTGGCATTGAATTTTTATAAAGAAGTCGGATTCGAACATCATATCCATTGGCTGCGTAAACCAGTGGGTTAA
- a CDS encoding bifunctional NUDIX hydrolase/phosphatase PAP2 family protein: protein MIIFKQLERVFLFFALAFFSSLVLAEQKQPEIEGAACVIRADNKLVLVNEILTGKSWLPAGNVKHGEKPELAAQRETWEETGLVVSINKVLGQRNNTIYYDCISDSEIVAFHIDNSLDAHQLPIWFAPHYGVEIASAMLISPEMINAQEYRFPEQLKRIAGYFEQATPQTVRYVDNLVEAAPIINQIELGWLNEFHLLLDMLPTQAEEIIEELFKLSLQLNHPIILLILFPYLYWRFGKEFSYKVFFAITSTSLIVLLAKQGFQLPPPQVYLASRALPQFAGYSLPSLPFAVWMCVVTLLLNKMRENRPDHLAVTSIALILWLAVASFYTGTHFIVDMFGGLLIGGLCAWHLIRLDNKPDVDLMALIQSKALWAVLIAAGVVMVSVWPIPVFSIWLGIMVTTLGIIYTSDASDKMITSEFIIPLTILMVAIYWLFEFSEVFVARSSVLSFGLDAIRYPVLMILFVVSVRKFAKAA, encoded by the coding sequence ATGATCATTTTTAAGCAATTGGAACGAGTGTTCCTATTCTTTGCTCTCGCTTTTTTTTCATCATTAGTGTTGGCTGAGCAAAAGCAGCCTGAAATTGAAGGCGCAGCTTGCGTCATTAGGGCTGACAATAAGTTGGTTCTAGTCAACGAAATTTTGACGGGCAAATCCTGGTTACCCGCGGGTAATGTCAAACATGGTGAAAAGCCTGAATTGGCAGCACAAAGGGAAACTTGGGAAGAAACAGGGCTTGTTGTTTCTATCAACAAAGTGCTGGGGCAGAGAAACAATACCATTTATTATGATTGTATTTCGGACTCCGAAATTGTCGCTTTCCATATCGATAATTCATTGGATGCTCACCAACTCCCAATTTGGTTTGCACCACATTACGGCGTTGAAATAGCCTCTGCGATGCTCATATCGCCAGAAATGATCAATGCGCAAGAGTATCGTTTTCCTGAACAGCTTAAACGTATTGCAGGCTACTTTGAACAGGCCACACCGCAAACGGTTCGGTATGTTGATAATTTAGTCGAAGCTGCGCCGATAATAAATCAAATTGAGCTTGGATGGCTGAACGAGTTTCACTTGCTGCTGGACATGTTGCCAACGCAGGCTGAAGAGATAATCGAAGAGTTGTTTAAGTTGAGCCTTCAGCTTAATCACCCCATTATCCTATTGATACTCTTTCCATACTTGTACTGGCGATTTGGAAAAGAGTTTAGTTATAAGGTGTTCTTCGCTATAACGAGTACATCTTTGATCGTGTTACTTGCTAAGCAAGGTTTCCAGCTCCCGCCGCCGCAAGTATATTTGGCAAGTCGTGCGTTACCCCAGTTTGCTGGCTATAGCTTACCGAGTCTGCCTTTTGCTGTTTGGATGTGCGTTGTAACCTTATTACTGAATAAAATGAGAGAAAACAGGCCTGATCATCTTGCTGTTACAAGCATCGCTCTTATTTTGTGGCTTGCTGTGGCGAGTTTTTACACAGGCACGCATTTCATTGTTGATATGTTTGGCGGTTTACTCATTGGCGGGTTGTGCGCATGGCACCTAATTCGTCTAGATAACAAACCCGATGTCGATTTGATGGCATTGATACAATCTAAGGCGCTTTGGGCTGTATTGATTGCAGCGGGAGTGGTGATGGTCTCTGTATGGCCAATCCCTGTGTTCAGTATCTGGCTTGGCATTATGGTTACGACGCTAGGTATTATCTATACATCGGATGCGAGTGATAAAATGATCACGTCTGAATTTATTATCCCGCTCACCATTTTAATGGTCGCAATCTATTGGTTGTTTGAGTTCAGTGAAGTGTTTGTTGCGAGAAGTAGTGTCTTGTCGTTTGGGTTAGATGCGATTCGTTACCCAGTGCTCATGATTCTGTTTGTGGTCAGTGTTAGGAAATTTGCAAAAGCTGCCTAA
- a CDS encoding Cof-type HAD-IIB family hydrolase, with the protein MYKLIALDMDGTLLTSDKSISERTKTAIEKARAQGVKIVLASGRPLAGMQEKLTELGIDGHNEFVVFYNGSTVKEIGTGKVIHQAYIDGIRAKQVAKLAKELGLYCHAFSTELGLITPENNEFTTLESDINQVPITEMAFDSLEDDHPIIKAMIVGEPSKLTQAAKAIPDILHQEFTIVQSAPFFLEFLNLESNKGVGIKAIADYLGIHADEVICMGDAENDHHMIRYAGLGVAMENAMDQTKAIADHITASNDNDGVALVIEQYVLNS; encoded by the coding sequence ATGTATAAATTGATTGCACTGGATATGGATGGCACTTTGCTAACCAGCGACAAGTCCATTTCAGAAAGAACAAAAACCGCTATAGAAAAAGCGCGAGCTCAGGGAGTCAAAATCGTTCTTGCTTCAGGCCGCCCTCTTGCAGGTATGCAAGAGAAACTGACAGAACTTGGCATAGACGGACACAATGAATTTGTTGTTTTTTACAACGGAAGTACTGTGAAAGAAATTGGCACTGGAAAAGTAATTCATCAAGCCTACATTGATGGTATACGTGCGAAACAAGTGGCGAAGCTCGCTAAAGAGTTAGGATTGTACTGCCATGCATTCAGTACTGAACTCGGCTTAATTACGCCTGAAAATAACGAATTTACTACCTTGGAGTCCGATATTAACCAAGTGCCGATTACGGAAATGGCGTTCGATTCATTGGAGGACGACCACCCTATCATCAAAGCCATGATCGTCGGTGAACCATCAAAACTAACACAAGCGGCGAAAGCCATTCCAGATATACTCCATCAGGAATTCACGATAGTGCAAAGCGCCCCGTTCTTTCTAGAGTTTCTCAACCTTGAGAGTAATAAGGGCGTGGGTATTAAAGCGATTGCGGACTACCTTGGTATCCACGCTGACGAAGTTATTTGTATGGGAGACGCGGAAAACGATCACCATATGATTCGCTATGCGGGACTTGGAGTCGCTATGGAAAATGCAATGGATCAAACCAAAGCTATTGCCGACCATATTACCGCAAGTAATGATAACGATGGTGTGGCTTTAGTGATCGAACAATATGTATTGAATTCGTAA
- the queE gene encoding 7-carboxy-7-deazaguanine synthase QueE yields the protein MFETIQGEGVFTGVPSVFVRLQICPVGCAWCDTKQTWDATPQDERPLVEVLAKTEDSPTWCSVSGGDIIEQYRQQGYQAKHIVITGGEPCIYDLRPLTEAFEAIGCRCQIETSGTSPVLASENTWVTVSPKVAMKGKLPVLDSALLRANEIKHPVATDKDIEQLDALIERAGVPESTTIALQPISQKPRATQLCIDTCIARNWRLSIQTHKYLSIA from the coding sequence ATGTTCGAAACCATTCAGGGTGAAGGCGTATTTACCGGCGTTCCTTCAGTGTTTGTTCGCCTACAGATATGTCCGGTAGGATGTGCTTGGTGTGATACTAAACAAACCTGGGATGCGACGCCTCAAGACGAACGCCCGTTAGTGGAAGTACTCGCGAAAACGGAAGACTCGCCAACATGGTGTAGTGTCTCTGGAGGTGACATTATTGAGCAGTATCGTCAACAAGGTTATCAGGCTAAGCATATTGTTATTACTGGCGGCGAGCCATGCATTTACGATTTGCGTCCGCTGACAGAAGCATTCGAAGCGATTGGATGTCGTTGCCAAATTGAAACCAGTGGTACATCACCAGTTTTAGCAAGTGAAAATACTTGGGTGACAGTGTCACCAAAAGTGGCAATGAAAGGTAAACTGCCAGTGTTGGACAGTGCTTTACTCCGAGCAAATGAGATTAAGCATCCAGTGGCAACTGATAAAGACATTGAGCAACTTGATGCTTTGATTGAGCGCGCAGGCGTGCCTGAAAGCACGACTATTGCCCTACAGCCTATCAGCCAGAAACCACGCGCCACTCAGCTATGTATTGATACTTGTATTGCGCGTAACTGGAGACTCTCTATCCAGACTCATAAGTATCTAAGTATTGCGTAA
- the queC gene encoding 7-cyano-7-deazaguanine synthase QueC yields MKKAVVVFSGGQDSTTCLVQALKDFDEVHAITFDYGQRHKLEIEVAQDLAKELGVKAHKVMDVGLLNELAISSLTRDDIPVSHELQENGLPNSFVPGRNILFLTLAGIYAYQIGAQAVITGVCETDFSGYPDCRNDFVKAMNSALVQGMDRNLDIVTPLMWLNKAETWALADQYDALQLVREKTLTCYNGIIGDGCGDCPACDLRKAGLNDYIDNREAVMASLVSKQISEA; encoded by the coding sequence ATGAAAAAAGCGGTAGTAGTATTTAGTGGTGGTCAAGATTCCACTACATGTCTCGTGCAGGCACTTAAGGATTTTGATGAAGTGCATGCGATCACTTTCGATTACGGTCAGCGACATAAACTCGAAATCGAAGTGGCTCAAGACCTTGCAAAAGAGCTAGGCGTTAAAGCGCATAAAGTGATGGATGTGGGCTTGCTGAACGAACTTGCCATTAGCTCATTGACTCGTGATGACATTCCGGTTTCACATGAGTTGCAGGAAAATGGGCTCCCTAACTCTTTCGTCCCTGGCCGTAACATTCTTTTTCTGACCCTAGCGGGCATTTACGCGTATCAAATTGGTGCTCAGGCTGTGATTACTGGCGTATGTGAGACGGACTTCTCTGGCTACCCTGATTGTCGCAATGACTTCGTTAAAGCGATGAACAGTGCCTTAGTGCAAGGTATGGATCGGAATCTAGACATTGTTACGCCGCTGATGTGGTTAAACAAGGCGGAGACTTGGGCCCTAGCTGACCAATACGATGCACTGCAGTTGGTGAGAGAGAAAACACTGACCTGTTACAACGGCATTATTGGTGATGGCTGCGGTGATTGCCCAGCCTGTGATTTAAGAAAAGCGGGCTTGAATGATTACATCGACAATCGAGAAGCCGTTATGGCCTCATTAGTCAGTAAGCAAATCAGTGAAGCGTAG
- a CDS encoding DUF2750 domain-containing protein → MSKLTADIQANLELFVAETKTNSLVWGLRNEEGWLSCDSTEFENSEVMPFWSSKEDAQAHNIEEWADFEVLEIPLDIFVEDWLLTLAEDGVLVGTNWNAQLEGKEIEPSDLAKMYLD, encoded by the coding sequence ATGAGCAAATTAACTGCTGATATCCAGGCTAACCTTGAACTTTTTGTAGCTGAAACCAAAACAAATAGCTTGGTTTGGGGCTTACGCAATGAAGAAGGCTGGCTGTCTTGTGACTCAACTGAATTTGAAAACAGCGAAGTCATGCCCTTTTGGTCTTCTAAAGAAGATGCGCAAGCACACAATATTGAAGAATGGGCAGACTTTGAAGTATTGGAAATCCCGCTAGACATTTTTGTTGAAGACTGGCTGCTAACACTTGCGGAAGATGGTGTTCTTGTGGGTACAAACTGGAATGCACAGCTTGAAGGGAAAGAAATCGAACCTTCTGATCTTGCGAAAATGTATCTAGATTAA
- a CDS encoding OmpA family protein, with protein sequence MKKSIISTAIIALTFSATTYAEDVYSYRETPIANQVSDLYDDDKDGVINARDLCPETPLGADIDNEGCGTYVKSEEELNLHILFANDSSDIQPVFLTQIREMADFLKVYPSTSIELQGYASKVGNHNHNMELSKERAQEVESALINNGVSHQRIKIVGFGDTNLDDSGNDEITHAKNRKVVATVIGHKGNFKKEWTIFTKKSR encoded by the coding sequence ATGAAAAAGTCGATTATTTCTACAGCTATCATCGCTCTGACATTTTCTGCCACTACTTACGCTGAAGATGTTTACAGTTACCGCGAGACGCCAATAGCGAACCAAGTATCGGATCTCTATGATGATGACAAGGATGGAGTTATTAATGCACGAGATCTCTGCCCAGAAACGCCTCTGGGTGCAGATATCGACAATGAAGGCTGCGGTACATACGTAAAGTCTGAAGAGGAGTTAAACCTTCACATTTTATTTGCCAATGACTCAAGCGATATTCAGCCAGTGTTCTTAACTCAAATTCGTGAAATGGCAGATTTTTTGAAAGTGTACCCTTCAACGTCTATTGAATTACAAGGGTATGCCAGCAAAGTTGGTAACCATAACCACAATATGGAGCTTTCCAAAGAGCGCGCTCAGGAAGTGGAGTCCGCTCTGATTAATAATGGCGTGAGCCATCAAAGAATTAAGATCGTCGGTTTTGGAGACACCAACCTAGACGACAGCGGTAATGATGAAATTACTCACGCTAAAAACCGGAAGGTGGTCGCGACTGTGATTGGGCACAAAGGTAACTTCAAAAAAGAATGGACGATTTTCACTAAGAAATCTCGCTAG
- a CDS encoding TolC family outer membrane protein, giving the protein MKWNRIKLLSIATAFAFPVQSQTLEQAVALTIANNPNVKASYNEYMSKLYDAEASSGAYLPSIDLDAGIGYEQVDLASGTEDELTRKEATLSLTQLIWDGSATLNDMDRTAADAESVRFQLLADSQDIALEVTKIYLDATKAHEVLALSESNLAVHKEIYSDIKKRVESGIGSTADLSQVEARLAKAHGNLLAAQNNLYDVHTQFKRIVGQAPQGLIFPRADENAIPFSIDEALDIAVKNHPVVKIAQADVDSARFQYQQSKGVNYPTLSVEANQIWRDDAGGIRGSSNESSAMLRMRYNLYNGGSDSDRTESAAYQLNKAKDFRDRTFRSLEEGLRLSWSALDLTLQQKEFLADHVDSASDTVIAYEKQYKLGKRTLLDLLNTENELFEARKDYLDAKYDEQYAKYRVMNATGGLLTALRVDTPEDWNKVVEY; this is encoded by the coding sequence GTGAAATGGAACCGGATTAAACTGTTGAGCATCGCTACCGCGTTCGCTTTCCCAGTACAAAGCCAAACCTTAGAACAAGCTGTCGCCCTTACAATTGCTAATAACCCAAACGTTAAAGCCTCTTATAATGAGTACATGAGCAAACTTTACGATGCCGAAGCATCATCAGGTGCTTATTTACCATCGATCGATCTCGATGCAGGCATTGGCTATGAACAAGTCGACTTAGCATCGGGAACAGAAGATGAACTGACTCGTAAAGAAGCAACATTAAGTCTGACACAGCTTATATGGGATGGCTCTGCCACGTTGAACGACATGGATAGAACCGCAGCTGACGCAGAATCCGTTCGATTCCAACTACTCGCCGATTCTCAAGACATCGCTCTCGAAGTAACAAAGATTTACCTCGATGCGACCAAAGCTCACGAAGTGCTAGCGCTTTCAGAAAGCAATTTAGCGGTTCATAAAGAGATTTACAGTGATATCAAGAAACGGGTCGAATCAGGAATAGGTTCAACCGCAGACCTATCACAAGTGGAGGCCCGCTTAGCGAAAGCTCATGGTAATCTACTGGCTGCGCAAAATAACCTTTATGACGTCCACACTCAGTTCAAAAGAATTGTCGGCCAGGCACCACAAGGACTTATTTTCCCAAGAGCAGACGAAAATGCCATTCCATTCTCTATCGATGAAGCCCTTGATATTGCAGTTAAGAATCACCCAGTAGTTAAGATTGCACAAGCGGACGTAGATTCAGCTCGTTTTCAATATCAACAGTCAAAAGGTGTCAACTACCCAACTCTCTCTGTTGAGGCAAACCAAATATGGCGTGATGATGCTGGAGGTATACGAGGCAGTAGCAACGAATCTTCTGCCATGCTGCGTATGCGCTATAACTTGTACAATGGAGGCTCTGACTCTGATCGTACCGAGAGTGCAGCGTATCAGTTGAATAAAGCGAAAGATTTTCGTGACCGTACATTCCGTAGCCTTGAAGAAGGCCTGCGTTTGTCTTGGAGTGCTCTTGACCTAACTCTGCAGCAAAAAGAATTTCTTGCTGACCACGTAGACTCGGCATCCGATACTGTTATTGCTTACGAAAAACAATACAAGCTTGGCAAGCGCACTCTTCTCGACCTCCTCAACACTGAAAACGAGCTGTTCGAAGCACGTAAAGATTACCTAGACGCCAAATACGATGAGCAGTATGCCAAGTACCGGGTTATGAATGCTACGGGTGGATTGCTAACAGCACTTCGTGTTGACACGCCTGAAGATTGGAACAAAGTGGTTGAGTACTAA